The following are from one region of the Falco biarmicus isolate bFalBia1 chromosome 1, bFalBia1.pri, whole genome shotgun sequence genome:
- the FLOT2 gene encoding flotillin-2 isoform X7 has translation MYTEAGPGLGGALLTPKGTLTVEQIYQDRDQFAKLVREVAAPDVGRMGIEILSFTIKDVYDKVDYLSSLGKTQTAAVRRDADIGVAEAERDAGIREAECKKEMLDVKFLADTKIADSKRAFELQKAAFSEEVNIKTAEAQLAYELQSAREQQKIRQEEIEIEVVQRKKQIDVEEKEVIRMEKELIATVKRPAEAEAYCIQQIAEGEKVKQVLMAQAEAEKIRKIGEAEAFVIEAIGMAEAERMKLKAEALQQYGEAAQLALVLDALPEIAAKVAAPLSKVDEIVILSGESNNTTSEVNRLLAEIPASVRAITGVDLTKIPLIQKATGTQA, from the exons gTACCCTGACAGTGGAGCAGATCTACCAGGACAGGGATCAGTTTGCCAAGCTGGTGCGGGAAGTGGCAGCTCCTGACGTGGGTCGCATGGGTATTGAGATCCTGAGCTTCACCATCAAG GATGTCTATGATAAAGTGGATTACCTGAGCTCCCTGGGAAAGACTCAGACTGCAGCTGTCCGAAGGGATGCAGACATTGGCGTGGCAGAAGCGGAGCGAGATGCTGGCATTCGG gAGGCAGAGTGCAAGAAAGAAATGCTGGATGTTAAGTTCTTGGCTGATACCAAAATAGCAGATTCCAAACGGGCTTTTGAATTGCAGAAAGCTGCATTCAGTGAAGAGGTCAACATTAAG ACTGCTGAGGCTCAGCTGGCCTATGAGCTCCAGAGCGCCCGGGAGCAGCAGAAGATCCGCCAGGAGGAAATCGAAATCGAGGTGGTGCAGCGCAAGAAGCAGATCGATGTGGAAGAGAAGGAAGTCATCCGGATGGAGAAGGAGCTGATAGCCACCGTGAAGCGGCCGGCGGAGGCTGAAGCCTACTGTATCCAGCAGATTGCTGAGGGCGAGAA GGTGAAGCAAGTCCTCATGGCTCAGGCGGAGGCGGAAAAGATCCGCAAGATTGGAGAAGCAGAGGCTTTTGTGATTGAGGCCATTGGGATGGCGGAGGCGGAGAGGATGAAGCTGAAAGCTGAAGCGCTGCAGCAGTACGGAGAGGCTGCCCAGCTGGCTCTAGTGCTGGATGCACTGCCTGAG ATCGCTGCCAAAGTTGCTGCTCCCCTCTCCAAAGTGGACGAGATCGTTATTCTCAGTGGAGAGAGCAACAACACAACGTCGGAGGTGAACCGTCTGCTGGCTGAGATCCCCGCCTCCGTGCGTGCCATCACTGGTGTGGATCTCACAAAG ATTCCCCTGATCCAGAAAGCTACCGGGACCCAGGCATGA
- the ERAL1 gene encoding GTPase Era, mitochondrial isoform X1, producing MAAPVALAAARAVRWAARAAAAGPLLLGPARLLESCAPRAAATPARRSGSSSALGSILGIPAEKPADTLGQHPPPVATSKKEQYRLLQNRPDQPQNPKVLRIAIIGAPNAGKSTLSNQLLGRKVFPVSKKVHTTRCKARGVVTSGGTQLIILDTPGLTSPFKAKRHKLDEAMLTDPWDSVKHADLVLVLVDVSDHWTRNSLSKEVLRCLSRFPQIPSVLVLNKVDLLKKKFILLELVNDLTEGIVGGKKLEVTSAFKHNSCSSAKSPLQITEASPPENRAPVSQCLQETDQAQEGSSLGKSSDTKASESSLVTEAEGAKHYGPRDLENTKGWPCFQEIFMLAALHGEEVDTLKQYLLMQAKPGPWEFHSRVLTSQSPQEICDNIIREKILEYLPLEVPYGVVQVTEMWEEGPSGELLIVQKLVVPRKAHMMMLIGRGGKVISRIAQEAGQDLMNVFLCDVCLKLRVEMKS from the exons ATGGCGGCACCCGTCGCCttggcggcggcgcgggcggtGCGCTGGGCTGCgagggccgcggcggcggggcctcTCCTGCTGGGGCCAG CTCGTCTCCTGGAGAGCTGCGCCCCGCGGGCCGCCGCGACCCCCGCCCGCCGCAGCGGGAGCAGCTCCGCGCTGGGCAGCATCCTGGGCATCCCCGCCGAGAAGCCGGCTGACACCCTGGGGCAGCACCCGCCGCCCGTTGCCACCAGCAAAA AGGAACAGTACCGTCTGTTACAAAATCGGCCTGACCAGCCCCAGAACCCCAAGGTTTTAAGAATTGCCATCATTGGAGCACCCAACGCAGGGAAGTCCACGCTCTCTAATCAGCTCTTGGGCAGAAAG GTTTTCCCTGTCTCTAAGAAAGTGCACACAACCCGATGCAAAGCCCGGGGTGTTGTCACGAGTGGGGGCACACAACTG ATCATTCTGGACACACCTGGCCTCACTAGTCCCTTTAAAGCCAAAAG ACATAAATTAGATGAAGCCATGCTGACAGACCCATGGGACAGTGTGAAACATGCGGATTTAG ttctggttttggtggATGTGTCGGATCACTGGACACGAAACTCCCTGAGCAAGGAGGTGCTGCGGTGTCTTTCTCGGTTCCCCCAGATCCCCAGCGTCCTGGTTCTGAACAAG GTGGATCttctaaagaagaaatttaTCTTGCTGGAACTAGTAAATGACCTAACAGAGGGAATTGTAGGTGGAAAGAAACTGGAAGTGACATCTGCATTTAAACATAATTCCTGTTCTTCAGCGAAGTCTCCTCTTCAAATCACTGAGGCTTCTCCACCTGAGAATAGGGCTCCTGTGTCTCAGTGCCTGCAGGAAACAGATCAAGCCCAAGAAGGCTCTAGCTTGGGCAAGAGCAGTGATACGAAGGCTTCCGAGTCCAGTCTTGTCACAGAAGCAGAAGGGGCAAAGCACTATGGACCCAGAGATCTAGAAAATACGAAAGGCTGGCCGTGCTTCCAGGAGATCTTCATGCTGGCAGCTCTCCATGGGGAGGAGGTGGATACACTGAAG CAGTACCTCCTGATGCAAGCTAAGCCAGGCCCTTGGGAGTTTCACAGCAGGGTCTTGACCAGCCAGTCACCTCAAGAGATCTGTGATAATATAATCAGGGAGAAGATACTGGAGTATCTGCCACTGGAAGTGCCCTACGGCGTGGTTCAG GTGACAGAGATGTGGGAGGAAGGACCGAGTGGGGAGCTCCTCATCGTGCAGAAACTTGTGGTCCCAAGGAAGGCTCATATG ATGATGTTGATTGGAAGAGGAGGTAAGGTTATCAGCAGGATTGCTCAGGAGGCTGGCCAGGACCTGATGAACGTTTTCCTGTGTGATGTCTGCTTGAA
- the ERAL1 gene encoding GTPase Era, mitochondrial isoform X2: MLLAARPARAARRPGQDIIIYSRLLESCAPRAAATPARRSGSSSALGSILGIPAEKPADTLGQHPPPVATSKKEQYRLLQNRPDQPQNPKVLRIAIIGAPNAGKSTLSNQLLGRKVFPVSKKVHTTRCKARGVVTSGGTQLIILDTPGLTSPFKAKRHKLDEAMLTDPWDSVKHADLVLVLVDVSDHWTRNSLSKEVLRCLSRFPQIPSVLVLNKVDLLKKKFILLELVNDLTEGIVGGKKLEVTSAFKHNSCSSAKSPLQITEASPPENRAPVSQCLQETDQAQEGSSLGKSSDTKASESSLVTEAEGAKHYGPRDLENTKGWPCFQEIFMLAALHGEEVDTLKQYLLMQAKPGPWEFHSRVLTSQSPQEICDNIIREKILEYLPLEVPYGVVQVTEMWEEGPSGELLIVQKLVVPRKAHMMMLIGRGGKVISRIAQEAGQDLMNVFLCDVCLKLRVEMKS, encoded by the exons ATGCTGctcgccgcccgccccgcgcgtGCTGCCCGCCGCCCTGGGCAGGATATCATCATATACT CTCGTCTCCTGGAGAGCTGCGCCCCGCGGGCCGCCGCGACCCCCGCCCGCCGCAGCGGGAGCAGCTCCGCGCTGGGCAGCATCCTGGGCATCCCCGCCGAGAAGCCGGCTGACACCCTGGGGCAGCACCCGCCGCCCGTTGCCACCAGCAAAA AGGAACAGTACCGTCTGTTACAAAATCGGCCTGACCAGCCCCAGAACCCCAAGGTTTTAAGAATTGCCATCATTGGAGCACCCAACGCAGGGAAGTCCACGCTCTCTAATCAGCTCTTGGGCAGAAAG GTTTTCCCTGTCTCTAAGAAAGTGCACACAACCCGATGCAAAGCCCGGGGTGTTGTCACGAGTGGGGGCACACAACTG ATCATTCTGGACACACCTGGCCTCACTAGTCCCTTTAAAGCCAAAAG ACATAAATTAGATGAAGCCATGCTGACAGACCCATGGGACAGTGTGAAACATGCGGATTTAG ttctggttttggtggATGTGTCGGATCACTGGACACGAAACTCCCTGAGCAAGGAGGTGCTGCGGTGTCTTTCTCGGTTCCCCCAGATCCCCAGCGTCCTGGTTCTGAACAAG GTGGATCttctaaagaagaaatttaTCTTGCTGGAACTAGTAAATGACCTAACAGAGGGAATTGTAGGTGGAAAGAAACTGGAAGTGACATCTGCATTTAAACATAATTCCTGTTCTTCAGCGAAGTCTCCTCTTCAAATCACTGAGGCTTCTCCACCTGAGAATAGGGCTCCTGTGTCTCAGTGCCTGCAGGAAACAGATCAAGCCCAAGAAGGCTCTAGCTTGGGCAAGAGCAGTGATACGAAGGCTTCCGAGTCCAGTCTTGTCACAGAAGCAGAAGGGGCAAAGCACTATGGACCCAGAGATCTAGAAAATACGAAAGGCTGGCCGTGCTTCCAGGAGATCTTCATGCTGGCAGCTCTCCATGGGGAGGAGGTGGATACACTGAAG CAGTACCTCCTGATGCAAGCTAAGCCAGGCCCTTGGGAGTTTCACAGCAGGGTCTTGACCAGCCAGTCACCTCAAGAGATCTGTGATAATATAATCAGGGAGAAGATACTGGAGTATCTGCCACTGGAAGTGCCCTACGGCGTGGTTCAG GTGACAGAGATGTGGGAGGAAGGACCGAGTGGGGAGCTCCTCATCGTGCAGAAACTTGTGGTCCCAAGGAAGGCTCATATG ATGATGTTGATTGGAAGAGGAGGTAAGGTTATCAGCAGGATTGCTCAGGAGGCTGGCCAGGACCTGATGAACGTTTTCCTGTGTGATGTCTGCTTGAA
- the FLOT2 gene encoding flotillin-2 isoform X6, producing the protein MTEKELLAVACEQFLGKNVQDVKNVVLQTLEGHLRSILGTLTVEQIYQDRDQFAKLVREVAAPDVGRMGIEILSFTIKDVYDKVDYLSSLGKTQTAAVRRDADIGVAEAERDAGIREAECKKEMLDVKFLADTKIADSKRAFELQKAAFSEEVNIKTAEAQLAYELQSAREQQKIRQEEIEIEVVQRKKQIDVEEKEVIRMEKELIATVKRPAEAEAYCIQQIAEGEKVKQVLMAQAEAEKIRKIGEAEAFVIEAIGMAEAERMKLKAEALQQYGEAAQLALVLDALPEIAAKVAAPLSKVDEIVILSGESNNTTSEVNRLLAEIPASVRAITGVDLTKIPLIQKATGTQA; encoded by the exons ATGACCGAGAAGGAGCTCCTGGCTGTGGCCTGTGAGCAATTCTTGGGGAAGAACGTGCAGGATGTGAAGAACGTGGTCCTTCAGACACTGGAGGGGCATCTGCGCTCCATCCTAG gTACCCTGACAGTGGAGCAGATCTACCAGGACAGGGATCAGTTTGCCAAGCTGGTGCGGGAAGTGGCAGCTCCTGACGTGGGTCGCATGGGTATTGAGATCCTGAGCTTCACCATCAAG GATGTCTATGATAAAGTGGATTACCTGAGCTCCCTGGGAAAGACTCAGACTGCAGCTGTCCGAAGGGATGCAGACATTGGCGTGGCAGAAGCGGAGCGAGATGCTGGCATTCGG gAGGCAGAGTGCAAGAAAGAAATGCTGGATGTTAAGTTCTTGGCTGATACCAAAATAGCAGATTCCAAACGGGCTTTTGAATTGCAGAAAGCTGCATTCAGTGAAGAGGTCAACATTAAG ACTGCTGAGGCTCAGCTGGCCTATGAGCTCCAGAGCGCCCGGGAGCAGCAGAAGATCCGCCAGGAGGAAATCGAAATCGAGGTGGTGCAGCGCAAGAAGCAGATCGATGTGGAAGAGAAGGAAGTCATCCGGATGGAGAAGGAGCTGATAGCCACCGTGAAGCGGCCGGCGGAGGCTGAAGCCTACTGTATCCAGCAGATTGCTGAGGGCGAGAA GGTGAAGCAAGTCCTCATGGCTCAGGCGGAGGCGGAAAAGATCCGCAAGATTGGAGAAGCAGAGGCTTTTGTGATTGAGGCCATTGGGATGGCGGAGGCGGAGAGGATGAAGCTGAAAGCTGAAGCGCTGCAGCAGTACGGAGAGGCTGCCCAGCTGGCTCTAGTGCTGGATGCACTGCCTGAG ATCGCTGCCAAAGTTGCTGCTCCCCTCTCCAAAGTGGACGAGATCGTTATTCTCAGTGGAGAGAGCAACAACACAACGTCGGAGGTGAACCGTCTGCTGGCTGAGATCCCCGCCTCCGTGCGTGCCATCACTGGTGTGGATCTCACAAAG ATTCCCCTGATCCAGAAAGCTACCGGGACCCAGGCATGA